A genomic window from Polaribacter gangjinensis includes:
- a CDS encoding thioredoxin family protein, protein MKNICLILLLHSFLNFAQKTDKLTVYSFEEVEKLQQQNPKPLLIFVYTDWCDICFGMKKTTFQNEEIRTILNTDFYVIYLNAETEKEVTFFGKSYRKTSGKIHELATILAKKNKQIVYPTTVILDKELKIELQIQGFIKSADLKPILEKY, encoded by the coding sequence ATGAAAAATATTTGCTTGATTTTATTGCTGCACTCATTCTTAAATTTCGCTCAAAAAACAGATAAATTAACTGTATATTCTTTTGAAGAAGTTGAAAAATTACAACAACAAAATCCAAAACCGCTTTTGATTTTTGTTTATACAGATTGGTGTGATATTTGTTTTGGAATGAAAAAAACTACATTTCAAAATGAGGAAATTCGCACAATTTTAAATACCGATTTTTATGTTATTTATTTGAATGCAGAAACTGAAAAAGAAGTTACCTTTTTTGGAAAATCATATAGAAAAACTTCTGGTAAAATTCATGAATTGGCAACAATTTTAGCTAAAAAAAATAAACAAATTGTGTATCCAACAACCGTTATTTTAGATAAAGAATTGAAAATTGAATTGCAAATTCAAGGTTTTATAAAAAGCGCAGACTTGAAACCAATTTTAGAAAAATATTGA
- a CDS encoding TonB-dependent receptor: MKRLFLILFLLISKGSFCQSISGFISDSSGEKIPFANVYLKNTKIGISSDNNGFYELKNIPKGNYILIVSVVGFQSKSIKININNNQKLTQNIVLSEADSLDEIVISGTLKPVSKLESPVPVEIYSNTFFKKNPTPSVFESLQNVNGIRPQLNCNVCNTGDIHINGLEGPYTFVLIDGMPIVSGLSTVYGLTGIPQSLIERVEIVKGPASTLYGSEAVGGIINIITKKPGNSPKLTTDSFASSWGEINTDIGLRYKISKKTEALLGVNYFNFQQRIDNNNDNFTDLTLQNRISVFNKINFDRKSNKLFTIAGRFVYEDRWGGELDWQREFRGSNIKYGESIYTKRWETFGTYELPTLENISFQFSANGHYQDSFYGKSSYDASQFIAFGQLVYNKQLGEKNNLLVGLAYRYTFYDDNTFATLDENGISNAPSKIHLPGIFLQDEIKLNNQNTLLLGTRWDYNSVHGNIFSPRINYKWNSKEQTDVLRVSIGNGFRVANIFTEDHAALTGAREVVFEGELKPETSWNANVNYVKKINTENSFITLDASAFYTYFDNRILPDYETDSNKIIYANLDGFSVSKGVSLNADVLFTNGLSINLGATLMDVSFTENNIKTRQLLTESFSGVWSISYRFSNNFSIDYTGNLYGPMRLPLLGEKDVRPEFSPWYSIQNIQLSKKFGDNWELYGGIKNLLNFTPPANSINGANNPFDIGVDTEKNPELAFDPSYVYASNQGIRGFVGLRFTLF; the protein is encoded by the coding sequence TTGAAAAGACTTTTTTTAATCCTGTTTTTATTGATTTCAAAAGGGAGTTTTTGTCAATCAATTAGTGGTTTTATTTCGGATTCATCTGGAGAAAAAATTCCATTTGCAAATGTGTATTTGAAAAATACAAAAATTGGAATTTCATCAGACAATAATGGTTTTTATGAATTGAAAAACATTCCAAAAGGGAATTATATATTGATTGTTAGTGTGGTTGGATTTCAATCAAAATCCATCAAAATTAACATCAATAATAACCAAAAGTTAACTCAAAATATTGTCTTAAGTGAAGCTGATTCATTGGATGAAATTGTAATTTCTGGAACCTTAAAACCAGTTTCAAAACTAGAAAGTCCTGTGCCTGTAGAGATTTATAGTAATACTTTTTTTAAGAAAAATCCTACCCCATCTGTTTTTGAATCGTTGCAAAATGTCAACGGAATTCGTCCGCAATTGAACTGCAATGTTTGCAATACTGGTGATATTCATATCAATGGTTTAGAGGGTCCATATACGTTTGTGTTGATTGATGGAATGCCCATTGTTAGTGGACTTTCAACGGTTTATGGATTGACAGGAATTCCACAATCTTTGATTGAAAGAGTAGAAATTGTAAAAGGACCTGCATCTACTTTATACGGCTCAGAAGCTGTTGGAGGAATTATCAATATCATCACCAAAAAACCAGGAAATTCTCCAAAATTAACTACGGATTCATTTGCAAGTTCTTGGGGAGAAATCAATACAGATATTGGTTTGCGATATAAAATTTCCAAAAAAACGGAAGCGCTTCTAGGAGTGAATTATTTTAATTTTCAACAAAGAATTGACAATAATAACGACAATTTTACAGATTTGACCTTACAAAACAGAATTTCAGTTTTCAATAAAATCAACTTTGATAGAAAAAGCAACAAACTTTTTACCATTGCAGGAAGATTTGTGTACGAAGACAGATGGGGAGGAGAATTGGATTGGCAAAGAGAATTTAGGGGTTCTAATATCAAATATGGAGAAAGTATTTACACTAAAAGATGGGAAACTTTTGGAACTTATGAGTTACCAACTTTAGAAAATATCAGTTTTCAATTCAGTGCAAATGGTCATTATCAAGATTCATTTTATGGAAAAAGTTCTTATGATGCTTCACAATTTATCGCTTTTGGACAACTTGTGTACAACAAACAATTAGGAGAAAAAAACAATTTATTAGTGGGTTTGGCTTACAGATACACCTTTTATGATGACAATACTTTTGCCACTTTGGATGAAAATGGAATTTCAAATGCTCCCTCAAAAATTCATTTACCTGGAATTTTTCTGCAAGATGAAATCAAATTAAACAATCAAAATACCTTGCTTTTAGGAACAAGATGGGATTATAACAGTGTTCATGGAAACATTTTTTCGCCAAGAATCAACTATAAATGGAACTCAAAAGAGCAAACTGATGTTTTAAGAGTGAGCATTGGAAATGGTTTTAGAGTTGCCAATATTTTCACAGAAGATCATGCAGCATTAACAGGTGCAAGAGAAGTGGTTTTTGAAGGCGAACTAAAACCTGAAACTTCCTGGAATGCAAACGTGAATTATGTAAAAAAAATCAACACGGAAAACAGTTTTATTACCTTGGATGCAAGTGCTTTTTATACGTATTTTGACAATCGAATTTTGCCAGATTATGAAACAGATTCTAACAAAATAATTTATGCAAATTTAGATGGGTTTTCAGTTTCTAAAGGCGTTTCTTTAAATGCAGATGTGCTGTTTACAAATGGTTTGAGCATCAATCTTGGCGCAACTTTGATGGATGTTTCTTTTACAGAAAACAATATAAAAACTAGACAATTATTAACAGAAAGTTTTAGTGGAGTTTGGTCTATTTCTTATAGGTTTTCCAACAATTTTTCAATTGATTACACAGGTAATTTATATGGCCCAATGCGATTGCCTTTGTTGGGTGAAAAAGATGTAAGACCTGAATTTTCTCCTTGGTATAGCATTCAAAACATTCAATTATCAAAGAAATTTGGCGACAATTGGGAATTGTATGGAGGTATCAAAAATTTGCTGAATTTTACGCCTCCTGCAAATAGTATCAATGGCGCAAACAATCCTTTTGATATTGGAGTTGATACTGAAAAAAACCCTGAGTTGGCCTTTGACCCAAGTTATGTATATGCTTCAAATCAGGGAATTAGAGGATTTGTTGGATTGAGATTTACACTTTTTTAA
- a CDS encoding metal-dependent transcriptional regulator, which translates to MFSQSEENYLKAIFHLTTAEKKGISTNAIAEKLATKPSSVTDMIRKLSDKKVVSYKKYYGVTLTNSGRKIAANIVRKHRLWEVFLVEKLQFSWDEVHDVAEQLEHIQSPKLIQQLDHFLGFPTQDPHGDPIPDQDGNLKTIEKRLLSTLLKNETGICIGVDDSSSEFLQFLDKRGITLGKHIKVLEKEAFDDSLIIEINQQKMTISKKIANNLYIQKS; encoded by the coding sequence ATGTTTAGTCAATCAGAAGAGAATTATTTAAAAGCCATTTTTCACTTAACTACAGCCGAGAAGAAAGGAATTAGTACCAATGCAATTGCTGAAAAGTTAGCCACAAAACCTTCATCAGTTACAGATATGATTCGCAAGCTTTCGGATAAAAAAGTGGTGAGCTATAAAAAATATTATGGAGTAACATTGACAAATTCAGGAAGAAAAATTGCTGCAAATATTGTTCGAAAACATCGTTTGTGGGAAGTATTTTTAGTAGAAAAATTGCAGTTTTCTTGGGATGAAGTACATGATGTTGCAGAACAATTAGAACATATTCAATCGCCAAAACTGATTCAACAATTGGATCATTTTTTAGGATTTCCAACACAAGATCCACATGGAGATCCTATTCCTGATCAAGATGGAAATTTAAAAACAATTGAAAAACGATTACTTTCTACCTTACTTAAAAACGAAACAGGTATTTGTATTGGTGTTGATGACTCTTCGTCAGAATTTTTGCAATTTTTAGATAAAAGAGGAATTACTCTGGGAAAACACATCAAAGTTTTAGAAAAAGAAGCTTTTGATGATTCGCTAATCATAGAAATAAATCAACAAAAAATGACGATTTCAAAAAAAATTGCCAATAATTTATACATCCAAAAATCATGA
- a CDS encoding ZIP family metal transporter, with the protein MSTFDQIVSFAKENPILAAFYAAVFTWGLTAAGAALVFFFKKLNRAVLDGMLGFTGGVMVAASFWSLLAPAIENSPGEGFVKVFPSAFGFLLGALALFGMDKLLPHLHINFKEHEVEGVKTSFHKTTLLVLAITLHNIPEGLAVGVLFGAASTLVGVEQTEMIIAAISLAIGIGIQNFPEGFAVAMPLRRQGISRRKSFFYGQLSAVVEPIAAVLGALAVSFFTPILPYALAFAAGAMIFVVVEEVIPETQRDKYTDIATLGFIGGFIVMMSLDVGLG; encoded by the coding sequence ATGAGTACATTTGATCAAATAGTATCTTTTGCGAAAGAAAATCCTATTTTGGCGGCATTTTACGCTGCTGTTTTTACTTGGGGTTTAACTGCTGCTGGTGCAGCTTTGGTATTCTTTTTTAAAAAATTAAACAGAGCAGTTTTAGACGGAATGTTAGGTTTTACAGGTGGTGTAATGGTAGCTGCAAGTTTTTGGAGTTTGTTAGCGCCAGCCATAGAAAATAGTCCAGGAGAAGGTTTTGTAAAAGTTTTTCCATCGGCTTTTGGATTTTTGTTGGGTGCTTTAGCATTGTTTGGCATGGATAAATTATTACCCCATTTACACATCAATTTTAAAGAACACGAAGTAGAAGGTGTAAAAACAAGTTTTCACAAAACAACATTATTGGTTTTAGCAATTACCCTTCACAACATTCCTGAAGGTTTGGCTGTTGGCGTTTTATTTGGAGCTGCATCAACTTTGGTAGGAGTAGAGCAAACAGAAATGATAATTGCCGCAATTTCTTTAGCCATTGGAATTGGAATTCAGAATTTCCCTGAAGGATTTGCAGTAGCAATGCCACTAAGACGTCAAGGAATTAGCAGAAGAAAAAGTTTTTTTTACGGACAATTATCAGCTGTTGTTGAGCCTATTGCAGCAGTTTTAGGTGCTTTAGCAGTTTCATTTTTCACGCCAATTTTACCTTATGCATTGGCTTTTGCAGCAGGAGCTATGATTTTTGTAGTTGTTGAAGAAGTAATTCCTGAAACTCAAAGAGACAAATACACAGACATTGCTACTTTAGGATTTATTGGAGGATTTATTGTTATGATGTCTTTGGATGTTGGTTTGGGGTAA
- a CDS encoding UvrD-helicase domain-containing protein — MQQSATFQVYNASAGSGKTFTLVKEYLKILLSTENIFAFQKILAITFTNKAAGEMKERVLTSLEAFSEGKETDLLQQILREIPVDKEIIRVRSQKILDAILQNYSAFSITTIDSFTHKIIKNFAYDLGLSLNFEVEMDAQSLLNEAVDVLISKIGTDKKLTEILIDYSLDKTDDDTSWDITKELNDFSKILLNEDDIKHFKNLKNKTLDDFFDLKKRLQKSKILIENQFIEFADEVLSFIKAKNLLDNDFSYSDYPNHFKKLKNLNFENLNFEGRLHKSIESSKDLYSAKTSKTSKLVLDENKEQFQKYYYQSKELFERLFPDYNVNKLVLKSIIPLAVLNHINSELETIKNQNNIRLNAEFNLLISDQLKEQPAPFIYERIGQRFQNYFIDEMQDTSELQWQNLIPLIDNVLSQENGSLLLVGDGKQAIYRWRGGKAAQFINLGSAPENPFQTQKSLHILETNYRSFAEIINFNNSFFTHLSNFLANESYQKLFFEGNNQLENSKKGGFVSITFIDKEEEVDEVESENETQKTAYPKKVFDKIIDIQQQFSLHEICVLTRTKKDGIAIANYLQEHEIPIISSETLLLKNNQKVIFIVNFLQLMHHPEDEETRFEMLYFLHEHLQIPTTKHEFFERFIKFENQQLFKKLKEFEIYFDETNFQQLPLYEKVEEIIRSFHLVTSSDAYVQFFLDVVLEQQNKGSDISDFVDCWEIKKETLSIVAPESANAVQIMTIHKAKGLEFPVVIFPCDVDIYQQIKPKVWLDELPKNYEPFTELLVDFKKDLQLISDRGIAIYKQQREELELDNFNLLYVALTRAVEQLHIITGNKLPKKEKENPTFFSEFFKIFLKENNYWDESVFEYNFGNNIRVSITKNVEVISEVHEKFISIPWKEQNLVLLASASKLWDTTQGKAIEFGNLIHEMLAQIFTFHDIEKVVKSYFNEGYISSDELKIIEKIIQNIVFHPTLKTYFSEDVIVFNEREIVDDEQKIIIPDRLIFVNDEVVIIDYKTGNQLVSHQQQLFKYQKVLEKMNCKVREKLLIYIGETIDVVKV, encoded by the coding sequence GTGCAACAATCTGCAACTTTTCAAGTTTACAATGCTTCTGCTGGCAGTGGAAAAACATTCACACTTGTTAAAGAATATCTAAAAATTTTACTTTCAACCGAAAATATTTTTGCTTTTCAAAAAATATTAGCCATCACTTTTACTAACAAAGCTGCTGGCGAAATGAAAGAGCGTGTTTTGACTAGTTTAGAGGCTTTTTCTGAAGGAAAAGAAACAGATTTATTACAACAAATTCTGCGGGAAATTCCTGTTGATAAAGAAATAATTCGAGTAAGAAGTCAGAAAATTTTAGACGCAATTTTGCAAAATTATTCGGCTTTTTCAATTACAACAATTGATAGTTTTACCCATAAAATCATCAAAAATTTTGCTTATGATTTAGGATTGTCACTCAATTTTGAGGTTGAAATGGATGCGCAATCTCTTCTTAATGAGGCTGTTGATGTGTTGATTTCGAAAATTGGGACAGACAAAAAATTGACCGAAATTTTAATTGATTATTCCTTAGACAAAACAGATGATGACACTTCTTGGGATATTACAAAAGAGCTCAATGATTTTTCGAAAATTCTGCTAAATGAAGATGATATCAAACATTTTAAAAATCTAAAAAATAAAACGTTAGATGATTTTTTTGATTTGAAAAAAAGACTTCAAAAATCAAAAATTTTGATTGAAAATCAGTTCATTGAGTTTGCAGATGAAGTTTTATCATTTATAAAAGCCAAAAACTTATTAGACAATGATTTCAGTTATTCAGATTATCCAAATCATTTTAAAAAGTTAAAAAACTTAAATTTCGAGAATCTTAATTTTGAGGGGCGACTGCATAAAAGTATTGAAAGTTCAAAAGACCTTTATTCAGCGAAAACTTCAAAAACCTCGAAATTAGTTTTAGATGAAAATAAAGAACAATTTCAAAAGTATTATTACCAATCAAAAGAACTTTTTGAACGCTTATTTCCGGATTATAATGTAAATAAATTGGTCTTAAAAAGCATCATTCCTTTAGCTGTTTTAAATCACATAAATAGTGAATTAGAAACCATTAAAAATCAGAATAATATTCGTTTAAACGCCGAGTTTAATCTACTGATTTCTGACCAACTTAAAGAGCAGCCTGCACCTTTTATTTATGAAAGAATTGGACAACGTTTTCAGAATTATTTTATTGATGAAATGCAAGATACCTCTGAATTGCAGTGGCAAAATTTAATTCCTTTGATTGACAATGTCTTGTCACAAGAAAATGGAAGTTTGTTGTTAGTTGGTGATGGAAAACAGGCTATTTATAGATGGAGAGGAGGAAAAGCAGCTCAATTTATCAATTTAGGAAGTGCGCCTGAAAATCCATTTCAAACACAAAAATCACTTCATATTTTAGAAACTAATTATCGAAGTTTTGCAGAAATTATCAATTTCAACAATTCGTTTTTTACTCATTTATCAAATTTTCTTGCCAATGAATCGTATCAAAAATTATTTTTTGAAGGAAACAATCAGTTAGAAAATTCGAAAAAAGGAGGTTTTGTTTCCATTACTTTTATTGACAAAGAGGAAGAAGTTGATGAAGTTGAATCAGAAAATGAAACTCAAAAAACTGCGTATCCAAAAAAAGTTTTTGATAAAATTATTGATATTCAACAACAATTTTCTTTACATGAAATTTGTGTATTGACGCGAACTAAAAAAGACGGAATTGCCATAGCAAATTATTTGCAGGAGCATGAAATTCCTATTATTTCTTCAGAAACCTTATTGCTTAAAAACAATCAAAAAGTTATATTTATTGTCAATTTTTTACAATTGATGCATCATCCAGAAGATGAAGAAACGCGTTTTGAAATGTTGTATTTTTTACACGAACATTTACAGATACCAACTACAAAACACGAATTTTTTGAACGATTCATAAAGTTTGAAAACCAACAACTTTTCAAAAAACTCAAAGAGTTTGAAATTTATTTTGATGAAACTAATTTTCAGCAATTGCCACTTTATGAAAAAGTAGAAGAAATTATTAGAAGTTTTCATTTGGTAACTTCATCTGATGCTTATGTTCAGTTTTTTTTAGATGTTGTTTTAGAGCAGCAAAACAAAGGAAGTGACATTTCAGACTTTGTAGATTGTTGGGAAATTAAAAAAGAAACCTTAAGTATTGTTGCGCCAGAAAGTGCCAATGCTGTTCAAATAATGACCATTCACAAAGCCAAAGGTTTGGAGTTTCCAGTGGTTATTTTTCCTTGCGATGTAGATATTTATCAGCAAATAAAACCCAAAGTTTGGTTGGATGAATTGCCTAAAAATTACGAACCATTTACTGAATTGTTAGTAGATTTCAAAAAGGATTTGCAATTAATAAGTGACAGAGGAATAGCTATTTATAAGCAGCAAAGAGAAGAATTAGAATTAGATAATTTTAATTTATTATACGTTGCTTTAACAAGAGCTGTAGAGCAATTGCATATTATTACAGGAAATAAATTGCCCAAAAAAGAAAAGGAAAATCCCACGTTTTTCTCTGAATTTTTCAAGATTTTTTTGAAGGAAAATAATTATTGGGATGAGTCAGTTTTTGAATACAATTTTGGTAATAATATAAGAGTAAGTATTACAAAAAATGTTGAAGTAATTTCGGAAGTTCATGAGAAATTCATCTCAATTCCGTGGAAAGAGCAAAATTTAGTGTTGTTGGCAAGTGCTTCAAAATTGTGGGATACAACTCAAGGAAAAGCCATTGAATTCGGGAATTTAATTCATGAAATGTTGGCGCAAATTTTCACTTTTCATGATATCGAAAAAGTTGTTAAAAGCTATTTCAATGAAGGCTATATCTCATCAGATGAACTAAAAATTATCGAAAAAATAATTCAAAATATTGTTTTTCATCCAACATTAAAAACCTATTTTTCTGAAGATGTAATAGTATTTAATGAGCGTGAAATTGTAGATGATGAACAAAAAATCATCATTCCTGATAGATTGATTTTTGTGAATGACGAAGTTGTAATCATCGATTATAAAACAGGAAATCAACTTGTTTCTCATCAACAACAGTTGTTTAAATATCAAAAAGTTCTTGAAAAAATGAATTGTAAGGTTCGTGAAAAATTACTCATATATATAGGAGAGACAATTGATGTTGTGAAAGTGTAA
- the kbl gene encoding glycine C-acetyltransferase, giving the protein MYGKIKDTLQAEIEYLKNNGLFKSERIITSSQDAVIKISTGEEVINFCANNYLGLSNHPEVIQAAKDTLDSHGFGMSSVRFICGTQDIHKQLEKKIADFYTTEDTILYAAAFDANGGVFEPLFTQDDAIISDSLNHASIIDGVRLCKSARYRYENNDMNSLEEQLIEATKKNHRFKIIVTDGVFSMDGIVAKLDEICDLADKYDALVMVDECHAAGFIGKTGRGTVELKNVMNRVDIITGTLGKALGGAMGGYTTGKKEIIEILRQKSRPYLFSNSLAPTIVGASLKVFDLISNDTTLRDKLEWNTNYFRTEMEKAGFDLVGADAAIVPVMLYDAKLSQTMANELLKEGIYVIGFFYPVVPKEKARIRVQLSAAHDKIHLDKAISAFIKVGKSLNII; this is encoded by the coding sequence ATGTACGGAAAAATTAAAGATACACTTCAAGCCGAAATCGAATATTTAAAAAATAATGGATTGTTTAAATCCGAACGAATTATTACTTCCTCACAAGATGCTGTTATTAAAATTTCAACAGGCGAAGAAGTCATTAATTTTTGTGCTAATAATTACTTAGGATTGTCAAATCATCCTGAGGTAATTCAAGCAGCAAAAGACACCTTAGATTCTCATGGATTTGGAATGTCATCAGTTCGTTTTATTTGTGGTACACAAGATATTCATAAACAATTAGAGAAAAAAATTGCTGATTTTTACACAACAGAAGATACCATTTTGTACGCAGCAGCTTTTGATGCAAATGGTGGAGTTTTTGAGCCTTTATTTACGCAAGATGATGCTATAATTTCTGATAGTTTAAATCATGCCTCAATTATTGATGGAGTTCGTTTGTGTAAATCAGCACGTTATCGTTATGAAAATAATGATATGAATTCTTTGGAAGAACAATTAATTGAAGCAACTAAAAAAAATCATCGATTTAAAATCATCGTAACTGATGGCGTTTTTTCAATGGATGGAATTGTTGCTAAATTAGATGAAATTTGTGATTTGGCAGATAAATACGATGCATTAGTCATGGTTGATGAATGTCATGCAGCAGGATTTATTGGAAAAACAGGAAGAGGAACTGTTGAGTTAAAAAATGTGATGAATAGAGTTGATATAATAACAGGAACTCTTGGAAAAGCATTAGGAGGTGCAATGGGTGGCTATACTACAGGCAAAAAAGAAATCATTGAAATTTTAAGACAAAAATCTAGGCCATATTTATTTTCAAATTCATTAGCTCCAACAATTGTAGGTGCCTCATTAAAAGTATTTGATCTTATCTCAAATGATACAACTTTGAGAGATAAACTAGAATGGAATACCAATTATTTCAGAACCGAAATGGAAAAAGCCGGTTTCGATTTGGTTGGAGCAGATGCTGCTATAGTGCCAGTTATGTTATATGACGCAAAACTATCTCAAACAATGGCAAATGAATTGTTGAAAGAAGGGATTTATGTTATAGGTTTCTTTTATCCTGTGGTGCCAAAAGAAAAAGCAAGAATCAGAGTTCAGTTGTCAGCTGCTCACGATAAAATTCATTTAGATAAAGCAATATCAGCTTTTATAAAAGTAGGAAAATCATTGAATATCATTTAG
- a CDS encoding OmpA family protein: MKQLKLAVIALFTLVTVSNVSAQDENNPWAIGFGVNIVDFYGGNNFSDQMKDWLGNKDWNFLPSISRITAEKYLDKGFSLQFAGSLNKITHELTEGDVDALYYSLGVNVKYDLNKLVGETGWFDPFVYLGGNYVSFNSNSEGMLNLGFGFNTWFNDSFGLSFQTGTNKGFSDEVRSHYQSSLGVVIKFGGKDSDGDGIYDKYDQCPEVAGLKEFNGCPDSDGDGIKDSDDACPQVAGLASMNGCPDTDGDGIADKDDMCPNEKGTKANKGCPDTDGDGLVDKDDKCPTVAGPVANGGCPWPDTDGDGVLDKDDKCPKEVGPASNGGCPEVISKDAEDSLGEFAKAILFNTGKSSFKPGVTEKLDAIVDVMNKYPNAKFTIEGHTDSTGSANVNARLSKSRAMAVRDYLVKKGVDTTRLEAQGFGEGQPIASNDTAEGREQNRRVVVKVTNK, encoded by the coding sequence ATGAAACAATTAAAATTAGCTGTGATAGCTTTGTTTACGTTAGTAACAGTTAGCAACGTAAGCGCACAGGATGAAAACAACCCATGGGCAATAGGCTTTGGTGTAAACATTGTAGACTTTTACGGTGGAAACAATTTTTCTGACCAAATGAAAGATTGGTTAGGTAATAAAGATTGGAATTTTTTACCATCAATTTCTAGAATCACTGCTGAAAAATACTTAGACAAAGGTTTTTCTTTACAATTTGCAGGTTCTTTAAATAAAATTACTCACGAACTTACAGAAGGAGATGTTGATGCACTTTATTATTCTTTAGGTGTAAATGTAAAGTATGATTTGAATAAACTTGTAGGAGAAACAGGTTGGTTTGATCCTTTTGTTTATTTAGGTGGTAACTATGTTTCTTTTAATTCTAATTCTGAGGGAATGTTAAATCTTGGTTTTGGTTTCAACACTTGGTTTAACGACAGTTTTGGTTTAAGTTTCCAAACAGGAACTAACAAAGGTTTTTCTGATGAAGTAAGATCTCATTACCAATCTTCTTTAGGTGTTGTAATCAAATTTGGAGGGAAAGATTCAGATGGAGATGGAATTTACGATAAATATGACCAATGTCCAGAAGTTGCTGGTTTAAAAGAGTTTAATGGTTGTCCAGATTCAGACGGAGATGGTATTAAAGATTCAGATGATGCTTGTCCTCAAGTTGCTGGTTTAGCTTCAATGAATGGTTGTCCTGATACAGATGGAGATGGTATTGCTGATAAAGATGATATGTGTCCAAATGAAAAAGGTACAAAAGCAAACAAAGGTTGTCCAGATACAGATGGAGATGGTTTAGTTGATAAAGACGATAAATGTCCTACAGTAGCAGGTCCTGTTGCAAACGGTGGATGTCCTTGGCCAGATACAGATGGAGATGGTGTATTAGACAAAGATGATAAATGTCCAAAAGAAGTTGGTCCTGCATCAAATGGTGGATGTCCAGAAGTTATTTCTAAAGATGCTGAAGATTCATTAGGTGAATTTGCAAAAGCAATTTTATTCAACACAGGTAAATCATCTTTCAAACCAGGAGTAACTGAAAAATTAGATGCTATTGTTGATGTAATGAACAAATATCCTAATGCTAAGTTTACAATTGAAGGTCATACAGATAGTACAGGTTCAGCAAATGTAAATGCTAGACTTTCTAAATCAAGAGCTATGGCAGTTAGAGATTATTTAGTGAAAAAAGGAGTTGATACAACACGTTTGGAAGCTCAAGGATTCGGTGAAGGTCAACCAATCGCTTCAAATGATACTGCTGAAGGAAGAGAGCAAAATAGAAGAGTTGTTGTAAAAGTTACAAATAAATAA